The following are encoded together in the Vigna angularis cultivar LongXiaoDou No.4 chromosome 9, ASM1680809v1, whole genome shotgun sequence genome:
- the LOC108322613 gene encoding GDSL esterase/lipase At4g01130 — MGLRLLPLSRLASGRAFIKGKKISKMGTLKVSNSSCTFSKFLVVCMVAFSLVDSSYGDCDFKAIFNFGDSNSDTGGFHAAFPAQPDPYGMTFFKKPVGRASDGRLVLDFLAQGLGLPFLSPYLESIGSDYSHGANFASSASTVIPPITSFFHSGLSPFSLSIQLSQMRQFKARVDEFHQTGTIPSSGIPSPDIFKKAIYMLYIGQNDLTSKIAATGSINGLMETFPQIVSQINDAVKELYAQGARTIMVFNLGPVGCYPGYLVQLPHATSDFDEFGCIASYQNVVNYYNKLLKDTVSQTRQSLPDVSLIHVDTYSALSELFHHPTLYGFKYGSKTCCGYGGGDHNFNPKILCGNMLASACAEPREYVSWDGIHFTEAANKIVANAILNGSLFDPPFPLHEHCDIQPIV; from the exons ATGGGTCTCCGTTTGTTACCTTTATCAAGATTAGCCTCTGGAAGAGCTTTTATCAAAGGGAAAAAAATAAGCAAAATGGGTACCCTTAAGGTGTCCAACAGTTCATGcacattttcaaaattcttgGTAGTTTGCATGGTGGCATTTTCTTTGGTTGATTCAAGTTATGGTGACTGTGATTTTAAGGCAATCTTCAATTTTGGGGATTCAAATTCGGATACTGGTGGGTTTCATGCAGCCTTTCCTGCACAGCCTGATCCCTATGGAATGACCTTTTTCAAAAAACCAGTTGGTCGTGCTTCTGATGGAAGGCTCGTTCTTGATTTTCTTG CTCAGGGTCTAGGGCTTCCATTTTTGAGTCCATATCTTGAGTCAATTGGATCAGACTATAGCCATGGAGCTAACTTTGCATCTTCAGCTTCCACTGTGATTCCTCCCATTACTTCCTTCTTTCATAGTGGACTCAGTCCATTTTCCCTTTCCATTCAACTCAGCCAAATGAGACAATTCAAAGCCAGAGTTgatgaatttcatcaaacag GAACTATACCATCATCTGGTATTCCTTCACCAGATATATTCAAAAAGGCCATTTACATGTTATACATTGGCCAAAATGATCTCACTTCCAAAATAGCAGCCACTGGCAGTATTAATGGACTCATGGAAACCTTTCCTCAAATTGTTTCACAAATTAATGATGCTGTCAAG GAGCTTTATGCACAAGGGGCACGCACAATTATGGTATTCAATCTTGGTCCTGTGGGATGTTATCCAGGATATTTGGTACAGCTTCCTCATGCTACTTCTGATTTTGATGAGTTTGGATGCATCGCTTCTTACCAGAATGTTGTAAATTATTACAACAAATTGTTGAAGGACACAGTAAGCCAAACCAGACAAAGTTTACCAGATGTTTCCCTCATTCATGTAGACACTTACTCTGCTTTGTCGGAGCTCTTTCACCATCCCACACTTTATG GGTTTAAGTATGGTAGCAAAACATGTTGTGGATATGGAGGGGGTGACCACAactttaaccctaaaattttgTGTGGTAATATGCTAGCAAGTGCTTGTGCTGAACCCCGAGAATACGTGAGTTGGGATGGAATCCATTTCACAGAAGCAGCAAACAAGATTGTTGCAAATGCTATTCTAAATGGTTCTCTTTTTGACCCCCCTTTCCCTCTCCATGAACATTGTGATATACAACCTATTGTTTGA
- the LOC108322614 gene encoding uncharacterized protein LOC108322614 has protein sequence MGLHRWWQVTLVIVCLFSSSLVEGLKTYSDRKSLDSFLRMQANEEIKNPKTGVLYNVSLPSNLTGMEVSVVRLRSFSLWSRGMNYSFFNLPPRIMSRPSQKRITILYENLGNCSSHYYNVPNHTMVAPVFGVMAYSSSESALVDEKINFTIHGDPIKIWFPLADERGRNHTPLCAKFTDNGLVKFKNMTKPYVCEVHRQGHYTLVIPSFPFPDELHTHSHGRRFTTWWVLGFAIGFIGLVVLGLILLALVMEVKKRKIRKMEKNSAGEELFDTFWIGETKLPLASSIRTQPILEN, from the coding sequence ATGGGGCTTCATAGATGGTGGCAAGTTACGTTGGTAATTGTGTGTTTGTTTTCATCATCTCTTGTTGAAGGTTTGAAGACTTATTCTGATCGTAAATCACTGGATTCCTTTCTTCGCATGCAAGCAAATGAAGAGATAAAAAATCCTAAAACAGGTGTTCTCTACAATGTTTCCCTTCCTTCCAACTTAACAGGTATGGAAGTTTCAGTCGTTAGATTGCGCAGTTTTTCTTTATGGTCAAGAGGAATGAACTACAGTTTCTTCAACCTTCCGCCACGGATTATGTCTCGGCCAAGCCAGAAAAGAATAACCATTTTGTACGAAAACTTAGGCAATTGTTCTTCTCATTACTACAATGTGCCTAACCACACAATGGTGGCTCCAGTTTTTGGTGTCATGGCTTACAGTTCTTCAGAATCAGCATTGGTGGATGAGAAGATTAACTTTACCATTCATGGTGATCCCATCAAAATTTGGTTTCCTCTTGCCGATGAACGTGGGAGAAATCACACTCCTCTTTGTGCTAAGTTTACTGATAATGGGTTGGTGAAATTCAAGAACATGACTAAGCCATATGTTTGTGAAGTACACAGACAAGGACATTACACTCTTGTAATTCCATCATTTCCTTTTCCAGATGAACTTCATACTCACAGTCATGGCAGGAGATTTACCACATGGTGGGTGTTGGGGTTTGCAATAGGTTTCATTGGGTTGGTTGTTTTGGGTTTGATCTTGTTAGCTTTGGTTATGGAGGtcaagaagagaaaaataagaaaaatggagaaaaattCAGCTGGGGAAGAGCTTTTTGACACATTTTGGATTGGAGAAACTAAATTACCATTAGCTTCATCGATTAGAACACAACCAATCCTTGAGAATTAA
- the LOC108322597 gene encoding protein CURVATURE THYLAKOID 1A, chloroplastic, whose protein sequence is MAAAAAAVTVLLPPRIPTTTNVTRCSALPSLPPRVTSTSTTLFSPSLNHFSVSRKSFLLQTRASSEESSSVDANELFTDLKEKWDAVENKSTVLIYGGGALVAVWLSSILVSAINSVPLLPKIMELVGLGYTGWFVYRYLLFKSSRKELATDIEGLKKKITGTE, encoded by the exons atggcaGCGGCGGCGGCGGCAGTGACGGTGCTACTACCACCTAGGATTCCGACCACCACCAACGTTACCCGCTGTTCTGCTTTGCCTTCTCTGCCTCCACGTGTAACCAGCACCAGCACCACCTTGTTCTCACCTTCCCTCAACCACTTTTCAG tgTCCCGAAAATCTTTTCTGCTTCAGACCAGAGCTTCTTCAGAGGAATCATCCTCAGTAGATGCCAATGAGTTGTTCACAGATTTGAAGGAAAAG TGGGATGCTGTTGAAAACAAGTCCACAGTGCTTATCTATGGTGGTGGGGCTTTAGTTGCTGTTTGGCTATCTTCCATTCTCGTGAGCGCAATCAACTCAGTTCCCTTG CTTCCAAAGATCATGGAGTTGGTAGGTCTAGGATACACTGGATGGTTTGTCTACCGATACCTTCTGTTCAAG TCTAGCAGGAAGGAGCTAGCTACAGACATTGAAGGACTGAAGAAGAAAATCACTGGAACTGAATAG
- the LOC108322599 gene encoding uncharacterized protein LOC108322599 yields MFRLSKPNPFLSGHHLIQRCSVSGTAKGKAKIKAGQALKRSRITTKKSGSSQIAAPPMSRERQERENLYERCLQAPTPLRYLTPRQREREAEREKMGLISKERKREIDMMRSKDNKFKVSEKPTIIGTPGLDYVSLGLVDVEKLPTYELTVEDGRRLAKDYSRVLMRKHRARQAAESNLLRMKKEAIEALPEGLREAALVPDLSPFPVNRFMATLTPPIEGYIEQIREAANKISGTEKIR; encoded by the coding sequence ATGTTCcgcctctcaaagccgaacccTTTTCTCTCTGGGCACCACCTCATACAGCGCTGCTCCGTCAGCGGCACAGCGAAGGGCAAGGCGAAGATCAAAGCGGGCCAAGCCCTGAAACGCTCCCGCATCACCACCAAGAAATCGGGATCATCCCAAATCGCAGCCCCACCAATGTCGCGCGAGCGCCAAGAGCGTGAGAATCTATACGAGCGGTGCCTCCAGGCCCCCACCCCGCTCCGCTACCTCACCCCGCGGCAGCGCGAGCGCGAAGCGGAGCGCGAGAAGATGGGGCTCATCAGCAAGGAACGGAAGCGAGAAATCGACATGATGAGAAGCAAAGACAACAAATTTAAGGTTTCAGAGAAACCCACGATAATCGGGACACCTGGGTTGGACTATGTCTCTCTGGGGTTGGTGGATGTGGAGAAGTTGCCCACGTATGAGCTAACGGTTGAAGATGGGAGGAGGTTGGCGAAGGACTATAGTAGGGTTTTGATGAGGAAGCATAGGGCTAGACAGGCTGCGGAATCGAATcttttgagaatgaaaaaggAGGCAATTGAGGCTTTGCCTGAAGGGTTGAGAGAAGCTGCTTTGGTTCCTGATTTGAGTCCTTTTCCTGTTAATAGGTTTATGGCTACTCTCACTCCTCCTATTGAGGGTTACATTGAGCAGATTAGGGAAGCTGCTAATAAGATCAGTGGAACGGAGAAGATTAGGTGA
- the LOC108322598 gene encoding eukaryotic translation initiation factor 1A — translation MPKNKGKGGKNRKRGKNEADDEKRELVFKEDGQEYAQVLRMLGNGRCEAMCIDGTKRLCHIRGKMHKKVWIAAGDIILVGLRDYQDDKADVILKYMPDEARLLKAYGELPDSTRLNEGIGAGLDEEDDGAGNDYIEFEDEDIDKI, via the coding sequence ATGCCGAAGAACAAGGGAAAGGGAGGAAAGAACCGGAAGCGTGGGAAGAACGAGGCGGACGACGAGAAGCGTGAGCTCGTCTTCAAGGAAGACGGCCAGGAGTACGCGCAGGTGCTCCGGATGCTCGGCAACGGCCGCTGCGAGGCCATGTGCATCGACGGAACCAAGCGGCTCTGCCACATCCGCGGCAAGATGCACAAGAAGGTCTGGATCGCCGCCGGCGATATCATCCTAGTCGGCCTTCGCGACTATCAGGACGACAAGGCCGACGTCATCCTCAAGTACATGCCCGACGAGGCTCGTCTCCTCAAGGCCTACGGTGAGCTTCCTGATAGCACCAGGCTCAACGAGGGTATCGGCGCTGGCCTCGACGAGGAAGACGATGGCGCTGGGAATGATTATATTGAGTTCGAGGATGAGGATATCGATAAGATTTGA